Proteins co-encoded in one Candidatus Tectomicrobia bacterium genomic window:
- the uvrC gene encoding excinuclease ABC subunit UvrC encodes MQDQAETVRGDLQEAVRRLPDGPGIYIFKGAGGEFLYVGKATRLRSRVRSYFARRLDRSPWIARMVEDIASIEHVTTSNEVEALILESNYIKRHRPKHNVLLRDDKHFPYLKMSTQEDYPRLSVVRRPAGDGADYLGPFPSPGNLRRTIRFLQKSFHIRACTGGIEDKTSKRCIYFQMGQCLGPCDGLQGQEEYRAGVEDALDFLRGRSTEVVARLRAGMEREAEALRFEAAAKIRDRIRDIEELTAQQRQRVASAREADQDILGLHREGGRAVFRMFFVRGGRLLGDQVFSLAAPAELPGGEVVSSFMKQYYASQSFLPAEVLLPAAPPDAEVIARWLAGRKDRKVEVLTPRRGDKRRLVEMACENAAQSAEGEAAAVLKEQAALGAVQRALGLEGPPALIEAFDISNLRGSHIVGASVAFRDGKPLKDSYRRYRVRSVAGSADDFASMREIVLRRVERLVNEGGEMPGLILIDGGKGQLSAAAAALEEAGAADVGLAAISKGRTADNPTDQDVFYLPGRSEPVRMEEGSPGKLLLQRIRDEVHRFVLTYHRARRSSGELRSGLDDVPGLGPKRRRNLLRAFGSLRGVLDAGDAQLLAVPGITPAVVAALREKLGGGPAAEEAP; translated from the coding sequence GTGCAGGACCAGGCCGAAACCGTCCGGGGGGATCTCCAGGAGGCCGTGCGGCGCCTCCCCGATGGCCCCGGCATCTACATCTTCAAGGGGGCGGGGGGGGAGTTCCTCTACGTCGGCAAGGCCACCCGGCTCAGGAGCCGGGTGCGGAGCTACTTCGCCCGGCGGCTGGACCGCAGCCCCTGGATCGCGCGGATGGTGGAGGACATCGCCTCCATCGAGCACGTCACCACCTCGAACGAGGTGGAGGCGCTCATCCTCGAGAGCAACTACATCAAGCGGCACCGCCCCAAGCACAACGTGCTGCTGCGCGACGACAAGCACTTCCCCTACCTCAAGATGAGCACCCAGGAGGACTACCCCAGGCTCAGCGTCGTCCGCCGCCCGGCCGGGGACGGAGCGGACTACCTCGGGCCCTTCCCCTCGCCGGGGAACCTGCGCCGGACCATCCGCTTCCTCCAGAAGTCCTTCCACATCCGGGCCTGCACCGGGGGGATCGAGGACAAGACCTCCAAGCGCTGCATCTATTTCCAGATGGGCCAGTGCCTGGGGCCCTGCGACGGCCTCCAGGGCCAGGAGGAGTACCGGGCCGGGGTGGAGGACGCCCTGGACTTCCTCCGGGGGCGGAGCACGGAGGTGGTCGCGCGCCTCCGGGCCGGGATGGAGCGGGAGGCCGAGGCGCTGCGCTTCGAGGCGGCGGCCAAGATCCGGGACCGCATCCGCGACATCGAGGAGCTGACGGCCCAGCAGCGCCAGCGGGTGGCCTCCGCGCGCGAGGCCGACCAGGACATCCTGGGCCTCCACCGGGAGGGCGGCCGGGCCGTCTTCCGGATGTTCTTCGTGCGCGGGGGGCGCCTCCTGGGGGACCAGGTGTTCTCCCTCGCTGCCCCGGCCGAGCTGCCCGGCGGGGAGGTGGTCTCGAGCTTCATGAAGCAGTACTACGCTTCCCAGTCCTTCCTCCCGGCGGAGGTGCTGCTCCCGGCCGCCCCGCCGGACGCGGAGGTCATCGCCCGCTGGCTCGCCGGGCGCAAGGATCGTAAGGTGGAGGTGCTCACGCCCCGGAGGGGGGACAAGCGCCGCCTCGTCGAGATGGCCTGCGAGAACGCGGCCCAGTCGGCCGAGGGCGAGGCGGCCGCCGTCCTCAAGGAGCAGGCCGCCCTCGGCGCCGTCCAAAGGGCGCTGGGGCTCGAGGGCCCGCCCGCCCTCATCGAGGCGTTCGACATCTCGAACCTGCGCGGGAGCCACATCGTCGGGGCGAGCGTGGCCTTCCGCGACGGCAAGCCCCTTAAGGACAGCTACCGGCGCTACCGGGTGCGCTCGGTGGCCGGGTCGGCGGACGACTTCGCCTCCATGCGGGAGATCGTGCTCCGCCGCGTGGAGCGCCTGGTGAACGAAGGAGGCGAGATGCCCGGCCTCATTCTCATCGACGGCGGGAAGGGCCAGCTCTCGGCCGCCGCCGCCGCCCTGGAGGAGGCGGGTGCCGCCGACGTGGGGCTGGCCGCGATCTCGAAGGGCCGCACGGCCGACAACCCGACGGATCAGGACGTGTTCTACCTCCCGGGCCGCTCCGAACCCGTGCGGATGGAGGAGGGGAGCCCGGGCAAGCTTCTGCTCCAGCGCATCCGGGACGAGGTGCACCGCTTCGTCCTCACCTACCACCGCGCCCGCCGCTCCAGCGGCGAGCTGCGCAGCGGCCTCGACGACGTGCCGGGCCTCGGGCCCAAGCGCCGCCGCAACCTGCTGCGCGCCTTCGGGAGCCTGCGCGGGGTGCTCGACGCCGGCGACGCCCAGCTCCTCGCCGTCCCGGGCATCACGCCCGCCGTGGTGGCGGCCCTCCGGGAGAAGCTGGGGGGGGGCCCGGCCGCTGAGGAGGCCCCGTGA
- the lnt gene encoding apolipoprotein N-acyltransferase has protein sequence MTARDVASAVLSGLMLASLFPPFRFDALAWVALVPLLWSLHGKRPHEAVALGFLTGLVAYGIIVWWVKLTMVRYGGLHPALAWLITLLLVVYLAAYAAVFAGVLVRVCPGGELGMFLLAPPLWVGLELARAHLFSGFPWALLGYSQYQVLPVIQIADLGGVYAVSFFIVLINAAVWHFFRNPHRVPFAVIGGAVLATVLVLGYGYLRLYEVPRDSGAPSKPVGIVQGNTDQAVKWSPAWQEAIMAELNQLTSAVARDLRAKPKGEAPPLIVWPEAAAPFIYADQPRWRERIRRTAREAGAYLLFGSLAVDRSGERPRLLNSAYLIAPDGRELGRYDKMQLVPFGEYVPLARLLFFVQKLVPVIGTFAAGEEPVIFKANSPGERFGALICFEVIFPHVARRLREAEYLVNITNDAWFGRSAASEQHLSMVALRAVELRVPIVRAANTGVSAFIDARGHIRERSPLFAPWRKSSLIAPRKGPPPLYARTGDVFAFACAAVALAAVLAVTARGRRRVWYH, from the coding sequence GTGACGGCTCGCGACGTCGCCTCCGCGGTCCTCTCGGGTTTGATGCTGGCGTCGCTCTTCCCGCCCTTCCGCTTCGACGCCCTGGCCTGGGTGGCCCTCGTGCCCCTACTCTGGTCCCTCCACGGGAAGCGCCCCCACGAGGCGGTGGCGCTGGGCTTCCTGACGGGGCTGGTGGCCTACGGGATCATCGTCTGGTGGGTGAAGCTCACGATGGTCCGCTACGGGGGCCTCCACCCGGCCCTCGCCTGGCTCATCACCCTGCTGCTGGTCGTTTACCTGGCGGCCTACGCCGCCGTCTTCGCCGGCGTCCTGGTCCGCGTCTGCCCCGGGGGGGAGCTGGGCATGTTCCTCCTCGCGCCGCCGCTGTGGGTGGGGCTGGAGCTCGCGAGGGCCCATCTTTTCTCGGGCTTCCCCTGGGCGCTCCTGGGCTACAGCCAGTACCAGGTGCTGCCCGTCATCCAGATCGCCGACCTGGGCGGAGTGTACGCCGTCTCGTTCTTCATCGTGCTCATCAACGCCGCCGTCTGGCACTTCTTCCGCAACCCCCACCGCGTCCCCTTCGCGGTGATCGGAGGAGCCGTGCTGGCCACGGTGCTGGTGCTGGGCTACGGCTACCTGCGCCTCTACGAGGTGCCGCGGGACTCCGGCGCCCCCTCCAAGCCGGTCGGGATCGTCCAGGGCAACACCGACCAGGCCGTCAAATGGTCCCCCGCCTGGCAGGAGGCCATCATGGCGGAGCTCAACCAGCTCACCTCCGCCGTGGCGCGGGACCTCCGGGCCAAGCCCAAGGGGGAGGCGCCCCCCCTCATCGTCTGGCCCGAGGCGGCCGCCCCCTTCATCTACGCCGACCAGCCCCGCTGGCGGGAGCGGATTCGGCGGACGGCCCGGGAGGCGGGGGCTTACCTCCTCTTCGGCTCCCTGGCGGTGGACCGGAGCGGCGAGCGGCCCCGCCTCCTGAACTCGGCCTATCTCATCGCCCCCGACGGCCGGGAGCTGGGCCGCTACGACAAGATGCAGCTCGTCCCCTTCGGGGAGTACGTGCCCCTCGCGCGCCTCCTCTTCTTCGTGCAGAAGCTCGTGCCGGTCATCGGCACCTTCGCGGCGGGGGAGGAGCCGGTGATCTTCAAGGCCAATTCGCCGGGGGAGCGCTTCGGCGCCCTCATCTGCTTCGAGGTGATCTTCCCGCACGTGGCGCGCCGGCTGCGGGAGGCGGAGTACCTCGTCAACATCACGAACGACGCCTGGTTCGGCCGCTCGGCGGCCTCCGAGCAGCATCTGTCGATGGTGGCCCTGCGGGCGGTGGAGCTTCGCGTGCCCATCGTGCGCGCGGCCAACACCGGCGTCAGCGCCTTCATCGACGCGCGGGGGCACATCCGGGAGAGGAGCCCCCTGTTCGCCCCCTGGCGCAAGTCCAGCCTCATCGCGCCGCGCAAGGGGCCCCCGCCCCTCTACGCGCGGACGGGCGACGTCTTCGCCTTCGCCTGCGCAGCCGTGGCGCTCGCCGCCGTCCTGGCGGTCACGGCCCGCGGCCGGCGGCGGGTGTGGTATCATTGA
- the lysS gene encoding lysine--tRNA ligase codes for MAGPSPDQEPKDSSADPAEENALVAQRRRKLEALRAAGENPFPNRFRTTHRIGDIVEAYGPLGEAALAPAKEGRFAVAGRLMGKRLQGKVVFMDLRDGSGRIQLFLRQNDLGEESFARAKELDVGDIVGAEGGVFRTKTGELSIWVRAFSLLTKSLRPLPEKWHGLQNVETRYRQRYVDLIANPEVADIFRARTRLVQLIRRFLDERGFLEVETPMMQPLAGGAAARPFETYHNTLDMPLYLRVAPELYLKRLVVGGLDRVYEINRNFRNEGISTQHNPEFTMLEFYMAYADYNDLMDLTEEMFGFLAGELLQGAAARWGEEEIPLAPPWPRLKWRDAIVEVGGAPREALAGREAALAFAKRAAGPGQAVDEGLSHVKLLELLFEETVEPKLRRPTFIYDFPRELSPLAKSREDDPETVERFELIIAGREIANAYTELNDPDDQRERFERQAAAKAAGDLEAHLVDHDYLRALEYGLPPAAGEGIGIDRLAMLFTNSASIRDVILFPLLRRLQE; via the coding sequence ATGGCAGGCCCCTCACCCGACCAGGAGCCCAAGGACTCCTCCGCGGACCCCGCCGAGGAGAACGCCCTCGTCGCCCAGCGCCGGCGCAAGCTGGAAGCCCTCCGGGCGGCGGGGGAGAACCCCTTCCCCAACCGCTTCCGCACCACCCACCGCATCGGGGACATCGTCGAGGCCTACGGCCCGCTCGGCGAAGCGGCGCTCGCCCCGGCGAAGGAGGGGCGCTTCGCCGTCGCGGGCCGCCTCATGGGCAAGCGCCTGCAGGGGAAGGTCGTCTTCATGGACCTGCGCGACGGTTCGGGCCGCATCCAGCTCTTCCTCCGCCAGAACGACCTGGGCGAGGAGTCCTTCGCCCGCGCCAAGGAGCTGGACGTGGGAGACATCGTGGGAGCCGAGGGAGGCGTTTTCCGCACCAAGACGGGGGAGCTCTCCATCTGGGTGCGCGCCTTCTCGCTCCTCACGAAGAGCCTCAGGCCCCTGCCCGAGAAGTGGCACGGCCTCCAGAACGTCGAGACGCGCTACCGCCAGCGCTATGTGGACCTGATCGCCAACCCCGAGGTGGCGGATATCTTCCGCGCCCGCACCCGGCTCGTGCAGCTCATCCGCCGCTTCCTGGACGAGCGGGGCTTCCTCGAGGTGGAGACCCCGATGATGCAGCCCCTGGCCGGGGGGGCGGCGGCCCGGCCCTTCGAGACCTACCACAACACCCTGGACATGCCGCTCTACCTGCGGGTGGCGCCCGAGCTCTACCTCAAGCGCCTGGTGGTGGGGGGGCTGGACCGGGTGTACGAGATCAACCGCAACTTCCGGAACGAGGGCATCTCCACCCAGCACAACCCCGAGTTCACCATGCTCGAGTTCTACATGGCCTACGCCGACTACAACGACCTGATGGACCTGACGGAGGAGATGTTCGGCTTCCTGGCGGGGGAGCTCCTCCAGGGCGCGGCGGCCCGGTGGGGGGAGGAGGAGATTCCCCTGGCCCCGCCCTGGCCCCGGCTCAAGTGGCGCGACGCCATCGTGGAGGTGGGCGGAGCGCCGCGCGAGGCGCTCGCCGGGCGGGAGGCGGCCCTCGCCTTCGCCAAGCGCGCGGCCGGGCCCGGCCAGGCCGTGGACGAGGGCCTGAGCCACGTCAAGCTGCTGGAGCTCCTCTTCGAGGAGACGGTGGAGCCCAAGCTCCGGCGGCCCACCTTCATCTACGACTTCCCGCGGGAGCTCTCGCCGCTCGCCAAGAGCCGGGAGGACGACCCGGAGACGGTGGAGCGCTTCGAGCTGATCATCGCGGGGCGCGAGATCGCCAACGCCTACACCGAGCTGAACGACCCGGACGACCAGCGCGAGCGCTTCGAGCGGCAGGCCGCGGCCAAGGCGGCCGGGGACCTCGAGGCCCACCTGGTGGATCACGACTACCTGCGGGCGCTCGAGTACGGGCTCCCGCCAGCGGCGGGCGAGGGGATCGGCATCGACCGGCTCGCCATGCTGTTCACGAACTCGGCCTCCATCCGCGACGTCATCCTCTTCCCGCTCCTCCGCCGCCTCCAGGAGTAG
- a CDS encoding lipoprotein-releasing ABC transporter permease subunit, with translation MPFRTELYIGLRHLMSRRRRGFVSLTTWISILGIALGVATLIVVIGVMSGFERELRDRILGTQSHIVVVEPGGQSMEAWRAVLTQVREAPGVEAASPFVLGQALLSSHGRVVGSLVRGIDPAREFEVTDIRGYVKPEAMQRLAKESGAGAGGRAGSPPQVLLGAELAANLQVAAGDEVTLVSPTGVVTPMGVLPRSRTFRVAGVFRSGFYQFDAGLAFVSLREAQNFFSQGTGVTGIHARVRDIFAAERIARQLQSKLSPRYWVRSWQQMNRNLFSALKTEKTTMTILLLLVIVVAAFNIVGSLVMVVMEKGREIAILKSMGATRGGILRIFFLQGAFIGIGGAALGTSGGLVLGWNLHYVEDFLEKIFGLDILPPSIYHIDKLPIHMTAQDVSLTAIAAVLICLAATLYPAWRASRVDPVEVLRYG, from the coding sequence ATGCCGTTCCGCACCGAGCTCTACATCGGCCTGCGCCACCTGATGTCGCGCCGCAGGCGGGGCTTCGTCTCCCTGACCACCTGGATCTCCATCCTGGGGATCGCCCTGGGGGTCGCCACGCTCATCGTGGTGATCGGGGTGATGTCCGGCTTCGAGCGCGAGCTGCGGGACCGCATCCTGGGGACGCAGAGCCACATCGTGGTGGTGGAGCCGGGCGGGCAGTCGATGGAGGCCTGGCGCGCCGTGCTGACCCAGGTGCGGGAGGCGCCCGGCGTGGAGGCGGCCAGCCCCTTCGTGCTCGGGCAGGCGCTCCTCTCCTCGCACGGGCGGGTGGTGGGGAGCCTGGTGCGCGGCATCGACCCCGCGCGCGAGTTCGAGGTGACGGACATCCGCGGCTACGTGAAGCCCGAGGCCATGCAGAGGCTCGCCAAGGAGAGCGGGGCCGGGGCGGGGGGCCGCGCGGGGAGCCCTCCCCAGGTGCTGCTGGGGGCCGAGCTGGCCGCGAACCTCCAGGTGGCGGCGGGGGACGAGGTGACCCTCGTCTCTCCCACGGGGGTGGTGACGCCGATGGGGGTGCTGCCGCGCTCCCGCACCTTCCGGGTGGCCGGGGTCTTCCGCAGCGGCTTCTACCAGTTCGACGCGGGGCTGGCCTTCGTCTCCTTGCGCGAGGCCCAGAACTTCTTCAGCCAGGGCACGGGCGTGACGGGAATCCACGCCCGCGTGCGCGACATCTTCGCGGCCGAGCGCATCGCCCGGCAGCTCCAGTCGAAGCTGTCTCCCCGCTACTGGGTGCGCTCCTGGCAGCAGATGAACCGCAACCTCTTCTCCGCCCTCAAGACCGAGAAGACCACGATGACCATCCTGCTCCTCCTGGTGATCGTGGTGGCGGCCTTCAACATCGTGGGCTCGCTCGTGATGGTGGTGATGGAGAAGGGGAGGGAGATCGCCATCCTGAAGTCGATGGGGGCGACGCGCGGGGGCATCCTCCGCATTTTTTTCTTGCAGGGAGCCTTTATCGGCATCGGAGGCGCGGCCCTAGGGACATCCGGGGGATTGGTCCTCGGGTGGAACCTGCATTACGTGGAGGATTTTCTGGAAAAAATTTTCGGCCTGGACATCCTCCCCCCCAGCATTTACCATATCGACAAGCTGCCCATTCACATGACCGCCCAGGACGTTTCCCTGACCGCCATCGCCGCCGTGCTCATCTGCCTGGCGGCCACGCTCTACCCGGCGTGGCGGGCCTCGCGCGTCGATCCGGTGGAAGTGCTCCGGTATGGCTGA
- a CDS encoding ABC transporter ATP-binding protein, protein MAERAGGERPGAGEVLVSARGLEKIYRLGGGEVHALRGVDLDIRTGEMVALMGASGVGKSTLLHVLGALDRPTSGDVFLNGERLFQRSDTELARFRNRFLGFVFQFHHLLPEFSALENVMIPGLLGGEPRPVVEGRARKLIEQVGLGKRWKHRPAELSGGEQQRVALARALLNRPALVLADEPTGNLDSSTAEAVFGLLREFNQMSRQTFLVATHNNSLAERMDRVVIMADGKIAAVR, encoded by the coding sequence ATGGCTGAGCGGGCGGGGGGAGAGCGGCCCGGCGCGGGTGAGGTCCTGGTTTCGGCCCGCGGGCTGGAGAAAATCTACCGTCTGGGCGGCGGCGAGGTGCACGCCCTGCGCGGGGTGGATCTGGATATCCGGACCGGCGAGATGGTGGCCCTGATGGGAGCTTCCGGGGTGGGGAAGAGTACCCTCCTGCATGTGCTGGGGGCGTTGGACCGCCCCACCTCCGGGGATGTGTTTTTGAATGGGGAGCGGTTATTTCAGAGGTCCGACACCGAATTGGCCCGGTTCCGGAATCGCTTCCTGGGATTCGTGTTTCAGTTTCATCACCTTCTGCCCGAGTTTTCTGCCCTGGAAAATGTTATGATACCAGGGCTGCTGGGGGGAGAGCCCCGGCCGGTGGTGGAGGGCAGAGCCCGGAAGCTGATCGAGCAGGTGGGGCTGGGCAAGCGGTGGAAGCACCGCCCGGCCGAGCTCTCCGGGGGCGAGCAGCAGAGAGTGGCCCTGGCCCGGGCCTTGTTGAACCGGCCGGCGCTGGTCCTGGCGGACGAGCCGACCGGCAACTTGGACTCCTCGACGGCGGAAGCGGTTTTCGGGCTTCTCCGGGAGTTTAATCAGATGAGCCGGCAGACGTTCCTGGTAGCCACGCACAACAACTCCCTCGCGGAGCGAATGGACCGCGTTGTGATCATGGCGGATGGAAAGATCGCTGCCGTGCGGTAA
- a CDS encoding ATP-dependent Clp protease ATP-binding subunit — protein MFKRFTERARKVIILAREEAEHYRHEYLGTEHILLGVLKDGGGIAIAVLQKLGVDPKQLRLELERNLPKSLSGPVEGDIPFTPKAKKVLEYAVEEARLMGHNYIGTEHLLLGIVREKDGLAAKILASFGIKLQQTREQTINLLREPVATRAREKSKTPALDEFGRDLTELAEESKLDPVIGREKEIERVVQILARRTKNNPVLIGEPGVGKTAIVEGLAQMIISKEVPQILYNKRVVQLDLGALVAGTKYRGQFEARLKAIMKEITQSQDVIIFIDELHTLVGAGAAEGSIDASNMLKPALSRGEIQCIGATTLDEYRRYIEKNGALERRFQTVMVDPPSIDDAISILKGLKDKYERHHRARIVDEAIVAAVRLSTQYVSDRFLPDKAIDVIDEACSKVRLEKETFPRNIRDLQRQIEETVRLKKDMIEKQDFERAVELRDQEEQDRGKLDEMKAEWEAGQTDDEPNVTEDDVAYVVSRMTGIPLQRIEEIENARLLRMEEELNARVVGQEEATRLLTKAVRRARAGLKSPRRPIGSFLFLGPTGVGKTEMARVLAEFMFGDSSSLIRIDMSEYMERFNVSRLTGAPPGYVGYEEGGQLTERVRRKPYSVVLLDEIEKAHPDVYHILLQVMDDGLLTDSYGRHVDFKNTIVIMTSNLAARSIEKGSPLGFQMADESGKFETKMKDSIRDELKRTFNPEFLNRIDEVVIFRPLSSEDIQKIVDIEIGKLNKTLAQKGLTLELAPEARIWLAKQGYDPTYGARPLRRTIQRHIEDVLSEEVLHGKFHDGGVIIVKLAGDELVFEAKEDSQVLSVQDA, from the coding sequence ATGTTCAAGCGATTTACCGAGCGCGCGCGAAAGGTCATCATCCTGGCGAGGGAAGAAGCGGAGCATTACCGCCACGAGTACCTGGGGACGGAGCACATCCTCCTCGGCGTGCTGAAGGACGGCGGCGGCATTGCGATCGCGGTCCTGCAGAAGCTCGGGGTCGACCCGAAGCAGCTGCGCCTGGAGCTGGAGCGCAACCTTCCGAAGAGCCTGAGCGGGCCCGTCGAGGGGGACATCCCCTTCACGCCCAAGGCGAAGAAGGTGCTCGAGTACGCGGTCGAAGAGGCCCGCCTCATGGGCCACAACTATATCGGCACCGAGCACCTGCTGCTGGGCATCGTCCGCGAGAAGGACGGCCTGGCCGCGAAGATCCTCGCGAGCTTCGGCATCAAGCTGCAGCAGACGCGCGAGCAGACCATCAACCTGCTGCGCGAGCCCGTGGCCACCCGCGCGAGAGAGAAGAGCAAGACTCCCGCCCTCGACGAGTTCGGGCGCGACCTCACCGAGCTGGCCGAGGAGAGCAAGCTCGATCCCGTCATCGGGCGCGAGAAGGAGATCGAGCGGGTGGTGCAGATCCTCGCCCGGCGGACGAAGAACAACCCCGTCCTCATCGGGGAGCCCGGCGTGGGCAAGACGGCCATCGTCGAAGGCCTGGCCCAGATGATCATCTCCAAGGAGGTCCCGCAGATCCTCTACAACAAGCGGGTCGTCCAGCTCGACCTCGGCGCCCTCGTCGCGGGCACCAAGTACCGCGGCCAGTTCGAGGCGCGCCTCAAGGCCATCATGAAGGAGATCACCCAGAGCCAGGACGTGATCATCTTCATCGACGAGCTCCACACCCTGGTCGGCGCGGGCGCGGCGGAGGGCTCCATCGACGCCTCCAACATGCTCAAGCCGGCCCTCAGCCGGGGCGAGATCCAGTGCATCGGCGCCACCACCCTGGACGAGTACCGGCGATACATCGAGAAGAACGGCGCCCTCGAGCGCCGCTTCCAGACGGTGATGGTCGACCCGCCCTCGATCGACGACGCCATCAGCATCCTCAAGGGGCTCAAGGACAAGTACGAGCGCCACCACAGGGCCCGCATCGTGGACGAGGCCATCGTGGCCGCGGTGCGCCTGTCCACGCAGTACGTGTCCGACCGCTTCCTGCCCGACAAGGCCATCGACGTCATCGACGAGGCGTGCAGCAAGGTGCGGCTGGAGAAGGAAACTTTCCCGCGGAACATCCGGGACCTCCAGCGCCAGATCGAGGAAACCGTGCGCCTCAAGAAGGACATGATCGAGAAGCAGGACTTCGAGCGCGCGGTCGAACTGCGTGACCAGGAGGAGCAGGACCGCGGCAAGCTCGACGAGATGAAGGCCGAGTGGGAGGCCGGGCAGACCGACGACGAGCCGAACGTGACGGAAGATGACGTGGCCTACGTCGTCAGCCGCATGACGGGCATCCCCCTCCAGCGCATCGAGGAGATCGAGAACGCCCGGCTCCTGCGGATGGAGGAGGAGCTCAACGCCCGCGTCGTGGGGCAGGAGGAGGCCACGCGGCTCCTCACCAAGGCCGTCCGGCGCGCGCGGGCCGGCCTCAAGAGCCCCCGCCGGCCCATCGGCAGCTTCCTCTTCCTCGGCCCAACGGGCGTGGGCAAGACGGAGATGGCGCGGGTGCTCGCCGAGTTCATGTTCGGCGACTCGAGCTCCCTCATCCGGATCGACATGAGCGAATACATGGAGCGCTTCAACGTCTCGCGGCTCACCGGCGCCCCTCCGGGCTACGTGGGCTACGAGGAGGGCGGCCAGCTCACGGAGCGCGTGCGCCGGAAGCCCTACTCCGTCGTGCTCCTGGACGAGATCGAGAAGGCGCACCCGGACGTCTACCACATCCTGCTCCAGGTGATGGACGACGGCCTGCTGACCGACAGCTACGGGCGCCACGTGGACTTCAAGAACACCATCGTCATCATGACCTCGAACCTGGCCGCCCGCTCGATCGAGAAGGGCTCCCCGCTGGGCTTCCAGATGGCGGACGAGAGCGGCAAGTTCGAGACCAAGATGAAGGACAGCATTCGCGACGAGTTGAAGCGGACGTTCAACCCGGAGTTCCTCAACCGGATCGACGAGGTGGTGATTTTCCGTCCGCTGTCGAGCGAGGACATCCAGAAGATCGTGGACATCGAGATCGGCAAGCTCAACAAGACCCTCGCGCAGAAGGGCCTCACCCTCGAGCTCGCGCCCGAGGCGCGGATTTGGCTGGCGAAGCAGGGCTACGACCCCACCTACGGGGCGCGGCCGCTGCGGCGCACCATCCAGCGCCACATCGAGGATGTCCTGAGCGAGGAGGTCCTCCACGGCAAGTTCCACGATGGCGGAGTCATCATCGTCAAGCTGGCCGGTGACGAGCTGGTGTTCGAGGCGAAGGAAGATTCCCAGGTTCTCAGCGTCCAGGACGCCTGA